A single genomic interval of Arachis duranensis cultivar V14167 chromosome 7, aradu.V14167.gnm2.J7QH, whole genome shotgun sequence harbors:
- the LOC107496294 gene encoding receptor-like protein 7, producing the protein MFMLFHFFACLSSHHSCHSEESSALLHFINTELSFDTDFSYEDDCPQLFPKTSTWRNGTDCCSWMGITCHSVSGHVIGLDLSCSILKGNIHPNSTLFQLTHLQTLNLASNNISGPELPSQFGRFVSLTHLNLSDCDFKGEIPAQISHLSKLQSLDLSWNDGLIWKEITWKRMLQNATGLREIILDGANMSSITTTFSNWSFSLVTLSLVDTGIRGHLTSHILCLPNLYELYLSENQNIQVHVPKLNCSTSLNFLDLSWCQIPRSQIPPSFSNLTHLTYLDLSYNTFTGPITSLFSNLQHLTHLDLSHNKFSGSIPSFLSNLQHLTHLDLSYNRFNGQFPKVIGQLTKLQTLILAGNNLGGKLLLSSLANLTQISQLDCSHNKFQGPLPNKITGFSNLTKLLLNDNLLSETIPSWIFSLPFLTALDLSNNQFTGHMSAISSHSLQALSLCGNKLEGNVPKSLFNLVNLNVLCLSGNWSGPLDFSVFSKFRNLGSLSLSGFNSFLPCSETNAGHQFTYLLELKLFQVDLTNFSKISCEFPVLQTLELSENKLEGKVSQWIHDMHSLKILKLSHNQLSSVGQFPWYQLVYLDLSFNLLSDDSISFICNATSVEILNLSHNKFRGTIPRCLANSSYLEVLDLQMNKLHGTLPSTFPGNLISLNLNGNQLEGHLPRSLSNCKDLMDLNLGNNQIEDTFPTWLQRLQNLKILVLQSNKLYGPLVSLKTKDAFSHLLVFDISSNNFSGQLPKAYIKSFQAMKGVFGAEVQSSFDYFKTFSYNSVSTINIRKDYEDSLSETIKGVRLDFEKIPTILAIIDFSGNKFEGEIPDVFGEFHILKGLNLSHNRLVGHIPHSLGNLTNLESLDLSSNMLTGNIPTELTNLNFLEVLNLSQNQLVGPIPRGKQFDSFSKDSYEGNMGLCGWPLSIQCNDNVPLQQYPPSEAEDKFGFGWKPVAIGYAFGMMLGIGLGYCVFSIGKPQWLVIMFGGKRIKRRSRGNRRARTTLFQLFVVM; encoded by the coding sequence ATGTTTATGTTGTTCCACTTTTTTGCATGTTTGTCTTCTCATCATTCATGCCATTCAGAGGAGAGTTCTGCATTGCTTCACTTCATCAACACTGAACTCAGTTTTGACACCGACTTTTCTTATGAGGATGACTGCCCCCAGCTTTTTCCAAAGACGAGTACGTGGAGAAATGGGACAGATTGCTGTTCATGGATGGGCATCACGTGCCATTCTGTGTCTGGTCACGTGATTGGCCTTGATCTTAGTTGTAGTATACTTAAAGGTAATATCCATCCTAACAGCACTCTTTTCCAGCTTACTCATCTCCAAACACTCAACCTTGCTTCAAATAATATCTCTGGACCTGAATTGCCATCTCAATTTGGTAGATTTGTGAGTCTCACACACCTCAACTTATCTGATTGTGATTTCAAAGGTGAAATTCCTGCTCAAATCTCACACCTTTCCAAATTACAATCACTTGATCTCTCTTGGAATGATGGTTTGATATGGAAAGAAATCACTTGGAAGAGAATGTTGCAAAATGCAACTGGTTTAAGAGAGATTATATTGGATGGTGCTAACATGTCTTCCATCACTACAACTTTCTCCAATTGGTCTTTCTCTTTGGTTACTCTTAGTCTTGTTGATACTGGAATAAGGGGACATTTGACAAGTCACATTCTCTGTTTACCCAATCTTTATGAGCTTTATCTGTCTGAAAATCAAAACATTCAAGTCCATGTTCCAAAGTTAAATTGCAGtacttctcttaattttttggaTCTTTCATGGTGTCAAATCCCAAGATCACAAATTCCTCCTTCCTTTTCTAACCTCACACATCTCACTTACTTGGACCTTTCATACAATACATTTACTGGCCCAATCACATCATTGTTCTCAAACCTTCAACATCTCACTCACTTGGACCTTTCACACAATAAATTCAGTGGCTCAATCCCATCATTTCTCTCAAACCTTCAACATCTCACTCACTTGGACCTTTCATACAATAGATTTAATGGTCAGTTTCCAAAAGTAATTGGTCAATTGACCAAATTACAAACACTCATTCTTGCAGGTAACAATTTAGGAGGAAAGTTATTGCTATCTTCATTAGCTAACTTAACTCAAATTTCTCAATTGGATTGTTCTCATAATAAGTTTCAGGGGCCTCTACCTAACAAAATAACAGGTTTTTCAAATTTGACTAAACTGTTATTAAATGATAACTTGTTGAGTGAGACAATTCCATCTTGGATTTTCTCTTTACCATTTTTGACCGCCTTAGATCTATCAAATAATCAGTTCACTGGACACATGAGTGCAATCTCATCCCATTCCTTGCAGGCTCTAAGCTTATGTGGGAATAAGTTAGAAGGAAATGTTCCAAAATCATTGTTTAACCTTGTGAATCTCAATGTCTTGTGTTTGTCAGGCAATTGGAGTGGTCCTCTCGACTTTTCAGTTTTTTCTAAGTTTCGAAACCTTGGATCTCTTTCTCTTTCAGGTTTCAATTCATTTTTACCATGTTCTGAAACCAATGCTGGTCACCAGTTCACCTACTTGTTGGAATTGAAATTGTTTCAGGttgatttaactaatttttccAAAATCTCGTGCGAATTTCCAGTGTTACAAACTCTCGAATTATCAGAAAATAAACTTGAAGGAAAAGTTTCCCAATGGATACATGATATGCATTCATTAAAGATTTTGAAACTTTCACATAACCAATTGTCATCAGTAGGCCAATTCCCATGGTATCAACTTGTATACCTTGATCTTAGTTTCAACTTGTTGAGTGATGACAGTATTTCCTTCATTTGTAATGCAACTTCTGTCGAGATTCTCAACTTGTCGCACAATAAGTTCAGAGGCACCATTCCACGATGCCTTGCCAATTCATCATACCTTGAGGTTTTGGATTTGCAAATGAATAAACTTCATGGCACTCTGCCGAGTACATTTCCAGGGAATCTCATTTCATTGAATCTCAATGGGAACCAATTGGAAGGTCATTTGCCTAGATCTTTGTCCAACTGCAAAGATTTGATGGATTTGAATCTTGGCAACAATCAAATAGAGGATACATTTCCAACTTGGCTTCAAAGGTTACAGAATTTGAAGATTTTAGTTTTACAATCCAATAAGTTGTATGGACCCCTTGTCAGCTTGAAAACCAAAGATGCCTTTTCTCATCTACTTGTTTTTGATATCTCATCCAATAACTTTAGTGGCCAATTACCAAAAGCCTACATAAAAAGTTTCCAAGCCATGAAGGGTGTTTTTGGAGCAGAAGTGCAAAGCAGTTTTGATTATTTCAAAACTTTTAGTTATAACAGCGTTTCTACCATAAACATTCGAAAAGACTACGAGGATTCGTTGTCTGAAACAATTAAAGGGGTTAGATTagattttgagaaaattccAACCATTCTTGCCATCATTGATTTCTCAGGAAACAAATTTGAAGGAGAGATTCCAGATGTTTTTGGAGAGTTTCATATACTCAAAGGCCTCAACCTTTCACATAACAGACTTGTTGGTCATATTCCCCACTCTTTGGGAAATTTGACAAACCTGGAATCATTGGATCTCTCCTCAAATATGCTTACTGGGAATATTCCTACTGAATTGACAAATCTCAACTTTCTTGAAGTCTTGAATCTTTCCCAAAATCAATTGGTGGGACCGATACCTCGAGGAAAACAGTTTGATTCATTTTCAAAGGATTCCTATGAGGGAAACATGGGGCTATGTGGATGGCCATTGTCAATTCAATGCAATGACAATGTCCCTTTGCAACAATATCCACCTTCTGAGGCTGAAGACAAATTTGGGTTTGGTTGGAAACCAGTGGCAATAGGATATGCATTTGGAATGATGCTTGGAATAGGGTTGGGATATTGTGTTTTCTCAATTGGAAAGCCTCAATGGCTTGTGATCATGTTTGGAGGCAAAAGAATCAAAAGGAGGAGCCGTGGAAACCGCCGTGCAAGAACCACTCTGTTTCAGCTTTTTGTTGTAATGTAA